The Saccharomyces eubayanus strain FM1318 chromosome XIII, whole genome shotgun sequence DNA segment CCTGATATGAAATGTTTGAACGAtgtaaaaaattttgaaccGATTGAATCTTCAGTTCACTTGAATTGTCTATTTAGCTGAATATACCTGTGAGGCAGCATGAAATGCACGTCAAAATGGTATATGTCTATTGTTATAAAATGCTTATATAAATTATGCTGCATCATTGAACGCTTGgaattattatattttcaatttgacGTTTTGTTAGCGTTCAGTGACATGGTCGTTTTCTGGGGTACTAGTACTGGTATTTGGTACTCCGTTTAGTTGTTGTAGCGATAGTCTagcttctctttcttccaataaaaatatcCTTCTTGGCTtacctcttctttttagaGTCAACGAATAATCTTCAAGTTTGTCcattcttttggaaaaatacTCGTATAATTGAGACATCGATAATCGACAATGGTGACCCTTGAATGTATTATTGCCTAATCGAATATTCTCTACCWCTTTTATAGCTTGGTTcctatttattttattaccAGGCAATGACAAACCATATTTGCTTGgatcttcttttatatctattattcttttgatgaTGGTCATCCTCTTGGTAAAAagagttctttctttggctGATCGTCTCCAAGTGGAACCGTACCTTCTTTCAAGGGAAAGTACTGATGGTTGTCCAGGCAAGCCTTCGAAATATTCACGAGCTGCATCTGTGACATTTTGAATTGCACGATTTAGTCTATAAGACGTTCCGACGTTTCTGTCGCTGTTCCTACCTTCATTCCCGTTTTCAATGTCATGGTCCTGTTGACTGTTGTTATCGTTGGTGTTATGAATGATACTCGGGTTATTGAGAGCAACGCCCTCATCATTAACGCTACCATCACTTTGACCTTCATCGTATTCTCCAGCTTCAAAGTCAGCTAGTCCTGGTTCAGGTTTTACACGAGGATCACCGGCCAGTATGCTTGCGTGCATGCTGTATTCTTGCCAATTCGTTAGTCTTGAGTGAGCCTGATGAGATTGCGTGCTAGTTGACGGATTTCCAATACGAGCAGCTTCCTGAGGAGTAACATTTTCTCCAGTGTGATCTATAAATCGTATTCTTTCCCCGGTCATAATCCCCACTACCTCTTTGAAGACCTCTTTCAACGCAGAAACATCCTCGACATACTTGTTGATGTCTTTGAATCccttttctaattttttttggttttctaggaaaaaaagctcttgttcctttttcatTAAACAGATTTCTTCCTTTAGGTTCGAATTCTGCTCTTCCATCCTGGTCAGCTGCGATATAAGAAATGCGTTGAAATTGGTTTCAGGAGGCTCCTTCGGCCTTCCAGAATCTGATCTAGTTGTGGAATCTGTTGCCGATGCTGATGCTGATGTATGTGTTATTGAAGGTTGAACGGGGCCTGTCGGTCTGAAAAGGGGATTGATGTTTCGGCCTGGTACCATGTATCTATTTAGCACAGCATGTCTTGATGCACCTGCTGGACTTGTTGCTGCAGCCTGGTGCCTTGGATCATGATGTCTACGTTCAGAGTCCCTGTCTGAATCATCCTCATCTAATGAGCTATATCCaccaaaattttcttcataatTATATTCTCGAGCGGGCATGTTTAGTTGATATAGAAGGCTCAGATCGTATTTCCTGACACCACGCGATACTATTCCCTGCCACGACACTAGCTTGGGCTGTTAAATACTCTAGGTTTGTGATTTCTTTTGCACACTCGTTGATGTTTCAGTTTAAATACgccttcctttttttctttttcactaCTATTAAACTCATTTTCGTTCATTCAACGTAAGTAGGAGTGAATTTCAATGGTATATTTTCATATGAATGTGATATGTATGTGATATGTAAACATTTATATCTAAATGTCCCGGCTTCTGTGGGCTTATTTGGACTGAGAAGGGTCCAGTATTACAGATAGTAAATCTAGCTGCTCCtccattttttcagtatcTTGACCTAGGGCCTTCTTGTTAACGTTAATGGGTAGTAGTCTTGTTCCAACGTTTTCGTCCAAGAGCTTTATTTCCTTGCGCAACTGCGTAGTTGATTTGTCTAGTAATTCGTAAAACTGTTTTACATGATTCTCAAATTGCGGTTTTACAGATTCATTACCACGTTTCAATTCACCAAATATGAAAGTCACCTGCGACGCCTCTTGCAACATAGAGCACAGTTGACTTTCCACTTCATTTAACGACTTCAAACGCTCCTGCACATATGGTGGCTGCATGGCTGTGTTTCCTCGTCTCTTCTCACTGTCCATAATGGCATGTTTGCACCGTGGTCTATTTTGATCCAACAACCTCTTCTCTGATTAGCGCGAAGAGATAAttgattcttttccaacgcaagtaatgaaaaaagtcGAAAAGGTATCAAAATGAGACGATGTATGATCTCCGAACAAGAGTGTCTATCTACTTTGATCACtttcagaaaataaaacgaGCATTATAATCGTCTCTgtggcaagaaaaaaatacacaaaactataatagaaaatgaagaaataaacTTGTCTGTAATTACACCTTTCCAGAACATTTCATAGTGAATTTTCTGGTTGATCTTAGATGCTATAGTCTTATTCACATAAAAACTTGAAGCCCTTATGAAACCTTGGTTCATTCGGGTTTTTTCTTAGTGGAATattgattgaaaaattgaacccaaaaaaatcaagatgGTGTTTAATGAAAAGGTATCAAACACACCAGTAAAGGATTATATTGCTATTGGGTGTTCTTAGTTTGTTCACTGCACCGAAATGGCTATCGAGTTGGGACTTTCCCGTATTACCAGGCTATTAGAGCATTTGGGCAATCCTCAAAAGTCACTGAGAGTGTTGCACGTAGCAGGAACGAACGGCAAAGGGTCGGTTTGTAGTTATCTATCCTCTATATTGCAACAGAAACCGTAccaaattggaaaatttacCACCCCGCACTTGGTCCATGTTACGGATTCCATTACGATCAATAACAAGCCGATCCCGCTGGATCAATATCGAGATATTAGGCTGCAACTAGAAGCTTTAAACAATACACACTCTTTGAAATGCACGGAATTCGAATTGCTAACGTGTACCgcattcaaatatttttatgatGTCAAATGTCAATGGTGTGTTATAGAAGTAGGCCTTGGCGGTAGACTGGATGCGACCAATGCTATTCCTGGTTCAAATAAAGCATGCTGTGGTATCACAAAAATCGGTTTAGACCATGAGAGCTTTTTAGGAAATACGTTGGCTgaaatttccaaagaaaaggctGGTATAATTACAGAGGGAGTGCCCTTTACTGTAGTTGATGGAACCAATGATAAAAGTGTCATAAGTGTCGTGGAAGACAAGTGTAAAGTTTTGGGGTCGAGACTTTACGTTACCGATCCCAAACTTAATGGAAATATCATTGACACGAAGGCATGGGGTGTCTTCAACTTATCTGAGCTGCCCCTAAACGGAGAATACCAGATCTTCAACCTTAGAGTGGCTATAGGTATGTTGGATTACTTGCAGATAAACGGGCTTATTGATATTAGTAAAGACGAAGTGGCTGCGAGACTAACGGAAGTGGACTGGCCAGGTAGGTTACATCGTATGGATTACTGTTATGACCCATTGAGTAAGAAGACATTGCCCATACTAATGGATGGCGCTCATAACGGCTCGGCAGCAATAGAATTGGCCAAATAcctaagaaaagaatacgGAGACCAAGCTCTGACCTTTGTCATGGCTGTAACCGCCGGCAAAAACTTAGAGCCACTGTGCCAGCCTTTGTTGCGACCAATAGATCGACTTATCCTTACACAGTTTAATAACGTGGAAGGCATGCCCTGGATTCATGCCACCGAACCTGACGAGATTAAAGATTTTATCTTGACTAAAGGATATACAGAGAACGTGACAATTGAAGGTAATTTGCATCAGGTACTACCTTCTCTGGCTCTTACAACAGAGGATCAAAGACGACCAATTGTTGTATGCGGGTCATTGTATTTATGTGGAGAATTGTTACGTATCCATAAAAATCATTCGAAAGAGTAAATAAAGTAGCGAAAGAACAACactatataaaatattgatagaaaaaaaggttttTATATAATCACTTCttcagttctttcttgcctctaaaatttttttgatttcctAGCATATCCACTATatttctcttcctttttgttCCCTTGTCCTTTGAtgatttattctttttttccttatttaCTCGATCGCCTATACTTGTTTCGTCTGCTGGAATTGTTCTCTCGTgctcttcctttttagcatattttaaatattcCTTTCCTTCTTGATTATCTTCGCTTTTCACTGCTTCAGCATTATCTTTAGCATCATTAATCTCTCCTTCATTATCAGTTTTAAACCCAgtgccttttttttctgtcttCACACTAAACATGTCTGTatcttctttaaaaatcGGTTTAATTAACCGTTCTCCGGTGTTGCTAGTCTTCCCCACATCGTCTGTGACTTGATAAAATTGTAACTTTGATTCATCGTACTCCGGCTTCAATAGCTTTAGCAACTCTTCAGTACTCCACTCCGTCTTAGTCACATCCATCCAAGCATCCCAACTCTTGGTGCCAGGTTCCAGAACGCAGGGCATTCTTTCATGCAGCCATTCTAACTCTTCGGGTCCTCCTGCTGTAACTATGGTAAATGTATAcagatcttctttttccaagTAATCATACATTCCTGCTACAAACATCAACTTACCATCTCttcttgaaataaaataaggggtcttcttctttccaacAGTTttccattcaaaatatccGCTCATTAGTACGGCACACCGTTTTTTCTCACAAGGTCTCATCCACATCTTGCTTTCCTGTAGATTCTCTAAACGGGCGTTGAAGGTACGATACGTCTTAAACTGCGAAACATCTTTGGTCCAAAAGGGAACTAGGCCCCATCTCATAAATTGAATGGCTTTGGTATCGGAACGGTATACTGCGGAGTATTTGGTGGGTGCAATATTGTAAGAAGCTTCGAAAATGTCGTGATTGTCAACAGCCTGATTTGGAGTGATCTCCTCGTCTTGTGAACGTCGATCATTCGATGAGGTGTCCTTGCGTGTATTCACGGGTATATTCCATTCCTCTAACAATCTAAACAAATCCCCGCTATCGTAAGCAAGGGCAAACCGGCCGCACATGTTGGATTGCAGCTAGTTGGTCCAGACATTGAATTGTTTTGCTGGAGCGAACTGGTCATCCCCTTAGTTGCTCTCTTTAAATTTGGTCCCGTCAAATCCAGGATTTTTCTGGGGTTTCGGCCTTGTAAAAATGCTTTTGCACAATATCAACATTTTTACAAATGAGTAGACCCATTCCAATTAGTCATAGAGGATCAAGGGCAAGGCAAAGTATCTCATCCAAGGGACTGGAAATTAAAAGGTCAACGTTTTTCTGCTATGCTTCTACGAAAAATGCATTTGTCGCAAAGGTTAAACAAGAGACAATTATTTGCCTTGAACCTTTCAGCGTGGCCAACGAAACCTTCTCATATACGCCTCCTACATGACATAAGACCGCAAACATCGAAATTCAATGCGCAACAGCCGGACTCGGTACCTGGGTTCCCAGCTGGCACACCTCCTCGACCACCAATAACACCCCAATCTAGCCCCGCCAAGAATAATCGTGGCTTGATGTATTCTTTCATTGGCATTTCTATGGTAGGTTTGATGCTCTGGTACAAAAGTAAATCTAAGAAACAGAAGATACCGATCTTAGCGMAAAGTGTCTGGAAAGAAGCCATATGGCAAGAAAGTGACAGAATGGACTATAACTATAATGAATCGTTAAGGCGATATATCGAAACTTTGGAGGCGTGTGATCGCTTTCATATGGATCCGTTATCGGACGATTATACAAGAATAGAGCTAAAGATCGCTGAAATGTACGAAAAGCTAAATATGCTTGACGAGGCACAAAGCATATATCAAGAATTATTAAGCCGGTTTTTCGAAGCACTGAACGTTCCTGgtaaaattgatgaaagtGAGAGAGGCGAAGTTTTAAGAAAAGACTTGAGAATTTTGATCAAATCGTTAGAAATCAATAAGGATATAGAAAGTGGCAAGAAAAGATTGCTGCAGCATTTGCTGTTAGCTCAGGAAGAGATTCTAAGCAAATCCCCTGAGCTAAAGgaattttttgagaaaaggaaaaagaagctCTCTATGATAAAGGATATCAATAGAGACCCCAATGACGATTTTAAAACATATGTCagtgaagaaaacatcaagTTTGATGACCAAGGTTATATGATTTTGGAcctggaaaaaaatagcagCGCTTGGGAACCCTTCAaggaagaatttttcaccgCTAGAGATTTATACACAGCTTACTGTTTGTCATCAAAGGACATAACTGCAGCTCTAAGTTGTAAGATAACAAGTGTGGAATGGATGGTTATGGCAGATATGCCGCCAGGACAAATATTACTGTCGCAAGCAAACTTGGGGTCACTATTCTATCTTCAGGCAGAAAAGCTGGAAGCTGATTTAAATCATCTagaacaaaagagaaagacaGAGCCTGATCAGGAATTAGACATGGGAACATACATCAAAGCCTTGCGATTTGTACGCAAAAATCGGGACTTGTGTTTAGAGAGAGCACATAAATGTTACGATAGCGTCATTAGCTTTGCTAAAAGAAACAGGAAGATTAGATTCCACGTCAAGGACCAACTCGATCCGTCGGTCGCGCAATCAATTGCTTTATCTACCTACGGAATGGGCGTTTTGAGTTTACATGAAGGTGTTTTGGCTAAGGCAGAAAAACTGTTTAAAGATTCAATCACGATGGCCAAAGAAACTGATTTTAATGAACTCTTGGCTGAAGCGGAAAGAGAGTTACAAAAGACAAGCGTATTGAAAGCggccaagaaagaagaatctTAATTGATACCACAGTAAAAATAAGGAGACGAGCCTgacaaaaatgataaatacCTTAACTGTACATAAGTATATATTGTAGTAAACGGAAACCATGTTTTATTTCACCTCGCGAtgaattgttttcattactTCAAAATCTATGACgattattattatacatTACAAATATAgaaattattttctttatttttaccaTTTTAAACATGACCTATAACTAAAATATACGtataaaagaacaacaaaatgTGCTTATATACTATTCTTAGTTAGCAGTCATAACTTGCCAAACTCTGATGACGTTGTCGGTGTAACCGGCAAACAAAGTTTGACCGTCAGCAGACCAAGCCAAAGAAACGGCATGTGGTTCAGCGGCCTTGCTGTAACCAGCAAATTCTGGTCTCAAGTCATCGACCAAGTATTGTGGGTCCAAAGAGAAGACCTTGATACCGGTGGCAGTAGCGGCAGCTAACCAGTATCTGTTTGGAGAGAAAGCCAAAGAGAAGACTTCGTCTTGAGCAGACAAAGTGTACATAGCCTTCTTAGCAGCCAAGTTCCACAACATAATTTCACCGTCCTTACCAGCAGAAGCAATCAAAGTTCCGTCTGGGGAAGCAGTCAAAGTGTTGATGTTAGAGTTGTGACCAATGAAGTCAGCTTCAATTTGGAATTGGTTTAAGTTCCAAGCCTGTATTAATGATTGTTAGTAATAAATACTTTGGTTAAAACACTGTAAATTTCAACTTCTtgagtgaaaaaaagtaatgCGTATTTGAGCTATTCATCAGAGATCTTGGTGATAATTAGTATGTCTCATTCGAAACGCGAAGTTCCGTCTGAAGTAGCAAATATGTTATTACATCATTTGAATAATGTACTCAAATCCACAATCCTTTTCCTTCACTGTTTTGTTATCTTAATTTAccatggaaaaaaatagaaaaaaaaatatcacaTACCTTAACCATCTTGTCGTTACCGGCAGAGATGATGGTGACAGAGTCATCGTCAGCCTTTTCGTTTGGAACAACTCTGACTTGGGAAACCCAGTCGTTGTGACCCAACAAAGTAGCCAAACATTGACCCTTGATAGTCCAGACCTTGATGGTCTTGTCACGGGAACCAGAGATGATCATGGAAGCCTTCTTGTCAATGTCAACGGACATAACATCGGACTTGTGACCGACGAATCTTTGGTAAGTTTCACCGGTAGCAACATCCCATAATCTCAAGGTCTTGTCCCAAGAAGCAGACAAAGCGTAAGCACCGTCAGCAGTCAAAGTACAGTCTTGAACGATGTGACTGTGACCCTTGAAAGATCTAACTGGGACACCGAATTTTTGGTCGTCACCAGTCAACTTCCAGGAGATCAAAGTCTTATCACGGGAAGCGGACAACAATAAGTTTGGTTGACCAGCAGAAGTAGCCAAGGATGTGACCCATCCGTTGTGACCTTCTAAGGTACCTCTCAATACTAAAACTTCGTTAGATgccatttttcactttatttacttttgttttattcaattgagatatgtaaaaaataaagagaaaataagaaaaaggattCCAAGGAGAAATATTCTTAAATACAAATGATGGAGAAGGATATATTTAAATGAAAGAATGGGCCAGTGTCTGGAAAGTGGTCTTAATCAtctgagaaaaaaagttgcgtggatgaaatttttttcaacaaacGTTCTGAGATTTTCGCTGTAGCGGTGCAATTTCTCTAAGAAATTTTCAGAACGGccaaaaatgaagacaGCATAACATCCGTACCTTGTCAGTAATAGTTTAGGTGGTTGGTATAGCGCATATAGACATATTGATGGGAGATCATGGGTGAGTATATACTGTTATCGCCGGTTCAATTGTGCTGCGGCTTTGGCCCTGCTACTTCAATCAGTTTGGAGTTATAGGccttatttttgatatgaAGTCTCCACCAGCCTTCACAGTAAGCAAGGCTATAGGTTTTGAACGCACCAACTTGGTACAATCTTGCCCTGTTCAAGAAGTCAATATTGCAGTTGCATGTACTTGATATCACTTTTTGCTGAGTATGTGGTCTTCCGAATTTTCATTCCCCTAATCTTTCCCATATATACTTGGTCTTATAATAGTCACTCAAGTTGTCATCCAAGGGTAAAACGTCTATATTACCGTCATTCTTCCTATTGATAAGGACTTGATTATTCTCTAAATCTAATATTACCCCTAGCGATCTGTACAGTTTTAGTTTTAGAATGTTTTCGTTTGCCTCTGGAGTGATGGTATTTTGATCTTCCAGCTCGGATTCGATCATCTTTGGATTTATTTCGGAACCGTCTGCCGTAGATACAATTTCGCTATCTTTAATGTacattttcatcttttcatCCAACTCACTACGAAGAGAAACGATATTTCGTTCTAGCCCGTCCAAATCCTTAAGTAGACTAACCAGCTCTTCTTTGCTGCCAAACTCATTGCCTACTTCATTAGTATATTCCAAATCGCCTTCCAACTTAGCGATGTTTATCCTCTCTGTGTTCAGCTTTTTGCCCGACTCAGATACTTTAAAGTTTTCTGAAGTAATTCTTGCTTCACTTTCATCTCTTATGACATCAAGATCGTGGCGGATTCTTTTCATGGCATCAATATCCTGCTGTATATTAAAGCTTTCTCTCACCTCTTTCAGAAATTCGGCAGGACTCTCGAGcatgttttccttttgtgACATTGGCTTCTTTTGTGacgttattttttgttggtcCTCTGTGTGTTCTGATCCGTCTGTATTAAAGATTAAAGACACTATAGCAATCTTAAAGACCTCATTGTTTGTTTACGTTTCATTTTGGCGTCATTCCCTGCGGCCGGGTAGTACTGCCAAAAAAAGCGGCGGTAATTATAAACATGCTACACTACATAAACTAATCTCATCAAAGCACCAAGATAAATGTGTTCTGAGGGAGAGGACTATAAAATGTGCCTCGGAGTACGGCTTCCCTACTCTCGTTTTATTGGGCCAGTAAATAGGTGCCCAAGACCAGCGTACCAGCTAAAACGACAGATCCTGTTTTGACAACCGCGGGATTGGTTAGCTCGTAGCCCATATCCCAGACGAGATGTCTAATTCCGTTACCAAAGTGGAACGCAAACAAGTATCCTGCTGATCCTTTAAGTAGCCATTGGGACCATTTGGGTAGCTTTTCATGGTACCACTTATTTAGGTCTTGAAAGGATGTCTGCATCCCCAATAGTGTCGTAACACCCAGAGTAATGGTGAAAGCGTAAAATCCGAGAGCTAATAAGACACCGGATATACGATGCAAGGAAGAGAGGTACCAACTCATTTCAGGCTCGTAAATGGTCAGATGTGGGGATATTggtctttgttttctctggGATACTAAAAGCTCCTCTTCACGATTGCCCGACCGAAGGTCTAATTTGGATACACAACCAGCATGGAAATATCTTGTGTTATCCCTGAAGATTTGACTGTGCAAAAAGAATGgagaagaaatttttggcACAAGTAGACTCGGTTTATTGAACCTGAGTAAAAAAGAGggtattttttgaactgTCACTTTCATGGTTTTTTGTACAACAATATTGGAACTTCTAGCAAGTCGTCGTTGCGGTAGTAGAAATGGGATCCTTGACTAAACAAATGTTACAGTTTTATTTGCCGCTATTTGGCCTTTTCGTCAGTCTTGTTCAGTGACAAAACCGGTATCCCTAAtccctttttttgcttgtGAGTCGTCAGTGTATCTTTGATGGAAACGCTGAGAGATAGAACACCTGTGCCGCTTCTACAATGGCAAATACACTGAGATGTTAATGTAAGAGCGGTCGGTACAGTTccgtttttcttttttctccatACATTCAGAAAGATTGTGGTGTCTTGTAAAACTTCTTGTAAGCATAACGTATGGAACACGTTCTAGGCTGCATATTTCAGTAGTAACCTTCGGAAGACAATAGAACCGTTTTTTTAAACATATAAATATCACCATTaagattgaaaagaattattTGTTGGAACCGAGTAATAGACCTTTTTACTACTTTTAGTAactaaaattaaaaaaaaggcctGTACAAACAGTTCGCTAAGATACCCTCCGTCGCCAGGGAATGAGTAATTTAACAACCCCTTTCTGGTGAATTGTAATTAAATCTCTTGAAATGGGTTTCCGTAGTTGACATGCAGTTACACAGCCACTAGTCAGTCCTAGTTTGTGGACTAGGGTGAActttagaagaaaaacttcaaCAAATAAGCGGTTGTTTGGCCGAGCGGTCTAAGGCGCctgattcaagaaaaacatcttGACCGCAGTTAACTGTGGGAATACTCAGGTATCGTAAGATGCAAGAGTTCGAATCTCTTAGCaaccattatttttttccttttctggTATTTTTGATGCCGCCCCTTTAAGGAATCATTATCGATCACGGCTATGAAGCCAATTATATAAGCGGTGCCAAAAGGTATTAGCAAACACatataatcaaaaaatactgGTCTGCCTGAGACGAACTTTAAAAAGCATTGCTTCATTCTCTGACGGGATTCACTACTTTCGATAATAGAATATTTTCTGCTCGTAATTATATTTGATAAACGATTTGCGCTTTTGAAGTAagttttttgttgatttaGTCTTTTTTGTTCCTCTATGAAAATTATGCTGAGAATATGaactcttcaaattcttctgACAATGTCTTCATGAGCTCGTTTAGCTATTTGAATCAAACATCACAGGGTATAATACCAGGAAATTCTACCTTCGCAAACACTATCAACTTCCCGTATAGGCTGGGCCTATCCTTTGTAGGGGCTGTGAGTTTACAATACGATCAAACCGTCAAGTCTGAAGAAATCCCTCCTACCCTAAGATCTGTTTTTGATACGGTaggcttcttcttctgtcCATATGCCATTTTTTGCTTCATAATTGCCATTGTTCTCAACAGATTCGTGGTGTACTATGCCGTTCTCACGAACGGTGCCAGACGCACTGTGCCAACGTGGTTGATCAACGTTTTCCACGTCTCAGCAGTCGCTGTGTTAGCCTTTGTATCATTGGGGCCACTCATATTGGGTAAAGATTATAGCATCTTGGGCAGCCCTTTGTTTGCCCCAGACAAAATACTACAGTATATATTCTACGCATTCGCCTATTCTTATTGCGTTGAAACTATTTTTACCATTATGCGTAACTCTAGCCCGCTGGAGGGTACCGActattctttgtttgaaCTATCGATCCAGTTTTACACAATGACGAGAAATGACATTACATTAATTGGTTCACCCGATCACATTATAGACTATTCAATGGCTATTTCAAGCAGAATAATAATCCATCTAGTAGAAATATTCAGGATCAGAAATTACCGCTTGCTTTTCAGTACTATCCTGAACCTCTGTCATATTTATTACTTGGGTATAAGAGTCAAGCAAGATGGATGGAAAAGCCTTCCATTTTCAGTAAAATTTAGACATTTCCCAAAAATATTCGCGATCTGCATTATTtgcatttctttgataatcTTTGAACTATCATGCTTAATTAGGTGGAATCCATTTGGAAAGTCTAACAATGCCTGTGAGCTTTTACAGTTTTACCCACTCAGTAGAAACTGGAAAAAGTATTTGAATTACACAGGcgaagaagatttttcaGGTATGGCCACCAAGTTTGCCCTGTTATTATGTTCTGGAACTGAACTGATGGAAAAGGGTATACGGAGAGAGCTTCCTGCTGTGAACATTCCGGATAATGTTAATGAAAGATTCTATATCAGCGGCTATTTAAACGAACTTACGCAATCAGGCAAAGATGACAAAACCTCTGACTTCCTGAAGCGGGGATCATCAATATCAAAGCCAAGGTTCTTCTTGATGCTACCAAACttcatattatatataatgaagaagttggTTGGTCAGTTAttctttgtcttcaaaaataaatggtTTACcgacgaagacgacgacACCTCTTATAACGAGCCATTCAAAGTGCCGAATACAGCTGAGAAGAACCATGTGAATAACGCCAAAATTGACAGCAGCGACCACGACGAAGATTTCGAATTACTCAACACTAACAACGAGGACCTCTCTGGAGATTACGAACCTTCTGAAATTGAGTCACTCTGGGATTCCGATGACGAgaatttggaagaagaaacccTTATCTGCAAAGAGACACATGACGCCCTGTTGGATTTGTTTTCTCCTGAGGAAACTGAAACTCCTGTAGATTATGATTGGATCGTTTCAACTAGTCATATCCTTCA contains these protein-coding regions:
- the EUC1 gene encoding Euc1p is translated as MPAREYNYEENFGGYSSLDEDDSDRDSERRHHDPRHQAAATSPAGASRHAVLNRYMVPGRNINPLFRPTGPVQPSITHTSASASATDSTTRSDSGRPKEPPETNFNAFLISQLTRMEEQNSNLKEEICLMKKEQELFFLENQKKLEKGFKDINKYVEDVSALKEVFKEVVGIMTGERIRFIDHTGENVTPQEAARIGNPSTSTQSHQAHSRLTNWQEYSMHASILAGDPRVKPEPGLADFEAGEYDEGQSDGSVNDEGVALNNPSIIHNTNDNNSQQDHDIENGNEGRNSDRNVGTSYRLNRAIQNVTDAAREYFEGLPGQPSVLSLERRYGSTWRRSAKERTLFTKRMTIIKRIIDIKEDPSKYGLSLPGNKINRNQAIKXVENIRLGNNTFKGHHCRLSMSQLYEYFSKRMDKLEDYSLTLKRRGKPRRIFLLEEREARLSLQQLNGVPNTSTSTPENDHVTER
- the MED11 gene encoding Med11p, with the translated sequence MDSEKRRGNTAMQPPYVQERLKSLNEVESQLCSMLQEASQVTFIFGELKRGNESVKPQFENHVKQFYELLDKSTTQLRKEIKLLDENVGTRLLPINVNKKALGQDTEKMEEQLDLLSVILDPSQSK
- the FOL3 gene encoding dihydrofolate synthase translates to MAIELGLSRITRLLEHLGNPQKSLRVLHVAGTNGKGSVCSYLSSILQQKPYQIGKFTTPHLVHVTDSITINNKPIPLDQYRDIRLQLEALNNTHSLKCTEFELLTCTAFKYFYDVKCQWCVIEVGLGGRLDATNAIPGSNKACCGITKIGLDHESFLGNTLAEISKEKAGIITEGVPFTVVDGTNDKSVISVVEDKCKVLGSRLYVTDPKLNGNIIDTKAWGVFNLSELPLNGEYQIFNLRVAIGMLDYLQINGLIDISKDEVAARLTEVDWPGRLHRMDYCYDPLSKKTLPILMDGAHNGSAAIELAKYLRKEYGDQALTFVMAVTAGKNLEPLCQPLLRPIDRLILTQFNNVEGMPWIHATEPDEIKDFILTKGYTENVTIEGNLHQVLPSLALTTEDQRRPIVVCGSLYLCGELLRIHKNHSKE
- a CDS encoding putative peptide hydrolase, yielding MCGRFALAYDSGDLFRLLEEWNIPVNTRKDTSSNDRRSQDEEITPNQAVDNHDIFEASYNIAPTKYSAVYRSDTKAIQFMRWGLVPFWTKDVSQFKTYRTFNARLENLQESKMWMRPCEKKRCAVLMSGYFEWKTVGKKKTPYFISRRDGKLMFVAGMYDYLEKEDLYTFTIVTAGGPEELEWLHERMPCVLEPGTKSWDAWMDVTKTEWSTEELLKLLKPEYDESKLQFYQVTDDVGKTSNTGERLIKPIFKEDTDMFSVKTEKKGTGFKTDNEGEINDAKDNAEAVKSEDNQEGKEYLKYAKKEEHERTIPADETSIGDRVNKEKKNKSSKDKGTKRKRNIVDMLGNQKNFRGKKELKK
- the ASC1 gene encoding 40S ribosomal protein RACK1, with the protein product MASNEVLVLRGTLEGHNGWVTSLATSAGQPNLLLSASRDKTLISWKLTGDDQKFGVPVRSFKGHSHIVQDCTLTADGAYALSASWDKTLRLWDVATGETYQRFVGHKSDVMSVDIDKKASMIISGSRDKTIKVWTIKGQCLATLLGHNDWVSQVRVVPNEKADDDSVTIISAGNDKMVKAWNLNQFQIEADFIGHNSNINTLTASPDGTLIASAGKDGEIMLWNLAAKKAMYTLSAQDEVFSLAFSPNRYWLAAATATGIKVFSLDPQYLVDDLRPEFAGYSKAAEPHAVSLAWSADGQTLFAGYTDNVIRVWQVMTAN
- the SPC24 gene encoding kinetochore-associated Ndc80 complex subunit SPC24, which produces MSQKENMLESPAEFLKEVRESFNIQQDIDAMKRIRHDLDVIRDESEARITSENFKVSESGKKLNTERINIAKLEGDLEYTNEVGNEFGSKEELVSLLKDLDGLERNIVSLRSELDEKMKMYIKDSEIVSTADGSEINPKMIESELEDQNTITPEANENILKLKLYRSLGVILDLENNQVLINRKNDGNIDVLPLDDNLSDYYKTKYIWERLGE
- the SHH3 gene encoding protein SHH3 is translated as MKVTVQKIPSFLLRFNKPSLLVPKISSPFFLHSQIFRDNTRYFHAGCVSKLDLRSGNREEELLVSQRKQRPISPHLTIYEPEMSWYLSSLHRISGVLLALGFYAFTITLGVTTLLGMQTSFQDLNKWYHEKLPKWSQWLLKGSAGYLFAFHFGNGIRHLVWDMGYELTNPAVVKTGSVVLAGTLVLGTYLLAQ